The proteins below come from a single Garra rufa chromosome 25, GarRuf1.0, whole genome shotgun sequence genomic window:
- the LOC141301333 gene encoding intraflagellar transport-associated protein-like, producing MPGLVNGSIVDSHDQAMTEALEQFCNSPEQTYEQFLSTFTYLNPENVRDPRLTAPRGHRDPSQREMDSSRERQREHEVTEMEESMYRRMGQANRCSPTADQEEVMLDGGCVGGRLGGPSSSAPDRPVKFDNYLGDSEDEEENAGTTGTSTLPGEIEEDLIAVSSSSLCHHTLLEISSTFTDQKTHTPSAAENQDESENVVPFHLDENFDYDNVMLSRKYTIQEQNGRPS from the exons ATGCCAGGTTTAGTTAACGGTTCAATTGTGGACAGCCATGACCAAGCCATGACTGAAGCTCTGGAGCAGTTCTGCAACTCCCCGGAGCAAACGTACGAGCAGTTCCTTTCCACCTTCACGTATCTGAACCCAG AGAATGTGAGGGATCCGCGATTGACTGCTCCTAGAGGACACAGAGACCCGTCCCAGAGAGAGATGGACAGCAGCCGAGAGCGACAAAGAGAGCATGAAGTGACAGAGATGGAGGAGAGCATGTACCGACGGATGGGACAGGCGAATCGCTGCTCACCGACTGCTGATCAGGAAGAG GTGATGTTGGATGGTGGTTGTGTTGGAGGAAGACTGGGTGGCCCATCAAGCTCTGCTCCAGACAGACCTGTGAAG TTTGACAATTATCTGGGGGATTCAGAAGATGAAGAGGAAAATGCTGGCACTACAG GCACATCCACACTACCAGGTGAGATTGAAGAAGATCTGATAGCTGTCTCCTCTTCATCGCTCTGTCACCACACACTGCTGGAGATCTCCTCTACTTTCACAGACCAGAAGACACACACTCCCAGTGCAGCTGAGAATcag GATGAAAGCGAGAACGTTGTTCCTTTCCATCTGGATGAGAACTTTGATTACGATAACGTCATGCTGTCTCGCAAATACACCATCCAGGAACAGAACGGCAGACCATCTTGA